GACGCGATGAGCGACGCATCACAGAGCCCAAAACACCACGATCACAAATCGGTCTACGTCCGTGTCTGGCTGGCGCTGCTGATTCTTACGGCGATCACGGTTGGCGTGGCGTACCAAGACTACGGCGTGATGAACATCTTCGTGGCCATGTTGATCGCGACGATCAAGGCCGCGCTGGTGATCTTGTTTTTCATGCACCTCAAGTACGACAACAAATTCAATCAAGTCGTCTTTCTTTCATCATTCGTCTTCCTGGCCGTGTTTGTCGCACTCACCGCTGCGGACTTGTTCGACCGTGGCGTGGAACGTCCGGCGATTGCCGCGACGCCTCCGACGGCCGCGGGTGGCGGGGCGTCGGCGGAGGAATTGAACACGTTGCGCCAACCGACGCCGGAGTTAGTGGCGAAGGGGAAGGAATTGTACGTCGCGCGGTGCGGCACTTGCCACGGCGAGCAGGGCCGCGGCGACGGACCGGCCGGCGGCGCGTTCAATCCGCCGCCGCGTAATTTCACCGTTGCGGATGGTTGGAAGTTAGGCCGCACGACCAGCGAGGTCATGACGGCCGTCTCGAAGGGGCTGGCGGGTACGCCGATGCCGCCGTTCGAGAGCACGTTGCCGCTCGCCGACCGCTTCGCGGTCACTCACTATGTGCGTAGCTTCATGCCCGACGCCCCCGCCGATACCGACGAGAGCTTCAAGAAGATGCAGGACGCGCTGGGCTTGAGCGGCGGCGGCAGTGCCGCGTCGGTCCGTTTGCCGGTCGATCAAGTGATGCAATTGATGGCGGTGCCGGTGTCCGCGGCCGCTGCGAACGGCCAAC
This is a stretch of genomic DNA from Deltaproteobacteria bacterium. It encodes these proteins:
- a CDS encoding c-type cytochrome; this encodes MSDASQSPKHHDHKSVYVRVWLALLILTAITVGVAYQDYGVMNIFVAMLIATIKAALVILFFMHLKYDNKFNQVVFLSSFVFLAVFVALTAADLFDRGVERPAIAATPPTAAGGGASAEELNTLRQPTPELVAKGKELYVARCGTCHGEQGRGDGPAGGAFNPPPRNFTVADGWKLGRTTSEVMTAVSKGLAGTPMPPFESTLPLADRFAVTHYVRSFMPDAPADTDESFKKMQDALGLSGGGSAASVRLPVDQVMQLMAVPVSAAAANGQLPAATHPGAPLFAQFCAPCHGAAGGGGVKVGTLGVNPRAYLRTAPLHAATGTWRSDEMRFIELVANGLPGVGKSGITHFTRAEWHELYEYVRQLSE